In Miscanthus floridulus cultivar M001 chromosome 19, ASM1932011v1, whole genome shotgun sequence, the DNA window tgaggtggtcggccgacgacgacgccacgacagtgaggggcccgcccgaggctaccatccgcatcgaGGCGGCCGTTATGACAGCGAGGAAGACCGCAGTCCCtctcctgaaccacctggccctcgggtcttcagtagAGCCATCTGCAACGCTCAGTTCCTAGCCCGGTTTCGCCAGCCGACCAACCTCACaaaatatagcggcgagaccaaccccgagctctggctcgccgattaccgcctagctTATCAGCTAGGCAGCgcggacgatgatctgctcatcatccgcaacctccccctgctcttgtcagactcagcgcgagcctggcttgagcatctTCCTTCCTcttagatccacgactggcgtgacttggtttagatcttcatcgggaatttccaaggcacatacgtgcgcctcggaaactcctgggaccttaagagttgtcgctagaaaccagacgagtctctccgagacttcatccggcactTCTCGAAATaatgcactgagttgcccagcgtcggcgactcagagattgtccaggcttttctctctagcaccacctgccgagattTGGTCTGAGAACTAGGCCGAAACATGCCGCGCTCgcccgccgcgctcctcgacatcaccaccaacttcgctTCAGGCGAGgaggctgtaggggccatcttccccatgaacgacgccaaggggaaatGGAGGGATGAGGCcgccgaggcctcggctccctgcctccccaaaagaaagaagaaggatcgcCAGGGGAAGCGGGCCATCCTCGAGGCCGATATGGTCGCGGccgtagaacgcaagaatccccgaggccccaggggtCCCAGACCTTtcaacgacatgcttaagaaaccctacccttcCCACCAAGGctcggtcaagcacgccctcgaggattgctccatgttgcggcgttactacgccaggctcgggccccccgacgacgacgccaagcagaagggcaccggcgaccgggacgatgacaaggacgatgggttccctgaggtacacaacaccttcatgatcttCAGTGGACCCTCGACGTGCCTTACAGCGCGGCAGCGAAAgaaggaacgccgagaggtcttctcgatcaaggtggccactccctggtacctcgactggtctcgagaggcgatcacctttgatcgagacgaccaccccgaccatgttctAAATCCCGGGCACtacccactcgttgtcgaccccatcatcggcaacacccgactctccaaggtgttgatggacggaggcagcggcctcaatatcctatacgccaacaccctagagcttctggagatcgaccgatcgaggctccgaggcgacgtcgcacccttccacggcatcgtgccagggaaacgcacgcgacccctcgggcgcattgaCCTTCCCGTCTactttggcaccccctccaactaccgcaaggaagtccttacctttgaggtggtcggattcagaggaacctaccacgccatcctagggcggccgtgctacgccaagttcatggcagttcccaattatacctacctcaagctcaagatgccaggccccagcggtatcatcacgattgagtccacgtacgaacatgcatacgactgtgacgtcgagtgcatcgagtacaccgaggctctcaccgaggccgagaccctcatcgccaaccttgaCCAATTCAGTGGTgaggcacctgactccaagcgtcgcgcagggacgttcgagcccgcggaggccatcaagcttgtcCTGGTCAACCCCACctaccccgacgaccgggcgctgaggatcagcgccaccctcgacatcaaataggaagccgtgctcgtcgacttcctccgcgcgaatgccgacatattcgcgtggagtccctcggacatgccgggcatactgagggaagtcaccgagcatgccttggacatctgggcCGGCTCTAGGCCGGCGAAGCAACGCCTGTgctgcttcgacgaggaaaagcgtagggccatcggtgaggaggtgcagaaacttttggcggtcgggttcatcaaggaagtgtcccacccggagtggttggctaaccccgtgttagttaggaagaaaaatgggaaatggaggatttGTGTAGACtataccggtttgaacaaagcctgtccaaaagtccccttcccattaccctgaatcgatcagattgttgactccactgcggggtgcgagaccctgtctttcctcgatgcgtattctggttaccatcagatcaagatgaaagagtctgaccagcttgtgacttctttcatcaccccattcggcatgtactgctatgtgactatgcctttcggcctcaaaaacgcaggggccacataccagcggtgcatgacccaggtctttggcgaccacattgggcgaACCGTCGAGTCCTATGTGGACGACAacgtggtcaaaaccagaaaggtcgatgatctcatcgacgacttaaagatagccttcaaatgccttagagagaagggcatcaagctcaatcccgagaagtgtgtgttcggggtcccccgaggcatgctcttgggattcatagtctcggaacgcggcatcgaagccaacccagagaaggtctcggccataaccagcataggaccaatcagagacctcaagggagtacagagggtcatgggatgccttgcggccctgagccgcttcatctcgtgcctcggcgaaaaaggcttgcctctgtatcgactcttgagaaaatccaagcgtttttcttggacccctgaggccgaagaagccctcgacagactcaaagcgctgctcacaagtcctcccatcctggtacccctAGCCAGAGATGAGGCCCTCCTGCTCTACGTCACCgcgatgacccaagtggtcagcgctgccgtagtagtagaaaggcaggaagaggggcatgctctacccacccaacaacctgtttacttcatcagcgaagtactctccgagaccaaaatgcattacccccacatctagaagctggtctATGCCATAGTCCTAGCCTGGCGCAcgctgcatcactacttcgagtctcacctagtgaccgtggtatcatctttccccttgggagagatagtccataaccgggaggcctcaggcaggatagccaagtgggccatcgagtttatgggggaaaccttgacttttgtgccttggaaagcaattaagtctcaggtcttggccaattttgtggctgagtggaccgacacccaattaccacctacccaagtccagacagaatgctggaccatgtacttcgatgggtctctgatgaagaccggggtaggcgcgggactcctcttcatctcgcccctcggagtacacatgcgctacatggtgcggctccacttcgccgcctccaacaacgtggccgagtacgaggccctcgtcaacggcttgtaagtcgccattgaacttggggtacgacgtctcgacgtccggggcgactcgcagctcgtcgtcgatcaagtcatgaaggagtcaaattgccttgaccccaaaatggaggcttactccAAGTTGGTGCGTCGCCTAGAAGATaggttcgacggtctcgaacagAACCACATCGCGTGGAAGTACAACAAGGCCACCAACGAACTAGCAAAGATAGCCTCGGCACGGGctctggtccccccgaacgtatttgctagagacctccacaaaccttccattgactacaccttggtaacggaggagggcccacctgtggaaaccACGGCGAGGCTTGATGCCCCCTCTACTGCTGGGACCCCCTCGACCGaacccgaggtcatggaagtcaacaccgagcctccgtaGACCAACCAGGACAtggattggcgaatcccgttcctcgattggctcgatcggggggagcttccttgcgacaggaccgaagcccgatggctcgcacgctgagccaagacttacgttctctgcaatgacgaattgtacaggcgaagtccctccggtgtcctccaacgatgtatcactacCGAGGCGGgtcgagccctactttgggactcgCACGCAGGCGCCTGTGGGCACCATatggcgcctcggacgctcgtaggtaatgctttccgccaagggttctactggtcgATGGCGGTCgccgatgccaccaagctagtacgctcctgcgaaggatgtcagtactatgctcgacaaacacatctcccggccctggcccttcaaaccatccccatcacatggccgtttgccgtatgggggctcgacatggtcgggcctctgcaaaaagcccccggaggctacacctatctactggtatcaatcgacaagttctccaaatggatcgaggctcggcTGATCAATCGAATGAAATCTGAGCAggcagtgctattcttcactaacattatccacaggtttggggtccctaataccatcatcaccgacaacgggacacagttcaccggcaaaaagttcctgacattttgcgacgaccaccacatccacgTGGCTTgatcggccgtaggacaccctaggaccaatggccaagtagaacgtgccaacggcatgatcctacaaggcctcaagccaagaatttacaaccgattgaaaaagtttggcaacaaatggctcgccgaactcccatcggtcatctggagcctgaggaacactccaagccgagccacggggttcacgcctttcttcctggtctatggggccgaggccatcctcctcactgacttagaatatggttccccaaggctacaagcctataacgaacgaagtgaccgcaccacccgagaggatgccctcgatcaactggaggaagcccgagacgtcgcgctactacactcggctaaataccagtagagcctacggcgctatcaggcctggTGCattcgaggccgagacttgaaggtaggcgacctggtgttgaggctagcacagagcaacaagggccgccataaGCTGAcctcgccatgggaaggaccatacatcatcgcccaagtgctgaagcccgggacctacaagctagccaacgagaagggcgaaatcttcaccaacgcttggaacatagaacagctacgtcgcttctatccctagatttccaagcattgtatatgttgtttctcggaatacaattaaaaagcgtctctttagttggtctattttttcgagaaaccccccatcgtgggtctcggcaatacaatagcacggtaagggagactcggctctgcctcggcagaaccaagcctccctcgggggctagatgggggactccccctaagtcccatgcaccattctttagtcgtttttcgagaaaattcctacgccaagtctctagcaTGCTCGGACGAATCGGtggtaaaaacccctcggaccaaagtctgtttcctaagcaagaggccggcagagtcgtgagacggcctacgcctccaggctatggcactccctcactacctctcgcccaagggacggcttaggccccaagaggtgttttgcaaacgaaatctgatcaggagcaacaagagggcagaggctcggaaacacgagaaaaacaactaagaaacacaaatacttcaaaaagaaaggcctcgacggccacaagcgttacgatacaaaaataaTTTCTACTCTATTTATTACATGGCCCCtggggcctaggtcaaggctcaaggtctccagcatcggcagatggtaggggagggactacctcctcttcgaagagcgtcgccagcgccgtaccagggccttccgccgcctccatcagcttcgtgaccgccgcgtcggcctcctcgtcatcatcaggcaggacatagccatcactgatggccgagaggtcgacgccaacatagtgagaggagatgacagccaacgcgcgcttgacacccgtgtgcagcgctcctcaaaGTCGCTCGcacatctggctgctcagcgtgatcaaacggctcccaagggagctgcctgactgaaccccctcgacctccaaggcctcgcaggtggaaagggtagcacgtttcagcgccttgtgctccccgatctcggtctcgagcaccgtatgcactgcgctggaagcctcggccacccgagtaacctctgactctgcaccacggaaaacagaatgaggtcgagcgagggaaaaaacaacctaaactAGGGGCAGAagcccatggaactcacccttggccttctgctcccagtgtCGGGTCTCGatctgacaggcctcggctttctccttccagcgcagggcctcggcccagaaagccttggccttctccttcaggcgctgggcctcgacccgagaagcctcggccgccctggaagcttcactccccagctctacgtcacacaaggaagttagggagcaaacataagggaaagaaaacaaaacaaggggactaaaactcaccctcggctatccccctccaaaccacagcctcggttcgcgaggcctcggccgctgcaagggcctcatccaaagcgcccTTCGTCAGCCGGTGCGCATTCTATTCCACCCCTAGCTGCCCCGTGAGAGCCGCGGCCGAGGCCGTGGCTTCAACGGCTCGAGCCcggaaggcatcccgatcgctggccgcacgggtgagctcctcctccaactccttgacccgcgccgccagaggggtGAGCTGCTCTTGGGCCGTGGCTGCCTCGATcttcgcatcggcacaacgaaggcagaGATCCTCTACCTCTGTGCTCCGTGccgataggagctcgttggcgccggcaagaaggcccttctgccgctgaagctagtcccagacgcccctctcctgccggagaaagaccgacttcccaagggaccatgtctcgagctcctggggaagtaGAACGGGGGTTgttgattgcaacaaaactcaAAAAAAGACAACGTCACGCGAGAAAAGAaaacgcgaacctgggcgactccgggtaggtcgtcggccaccacggacagcgccgtccgtagcgactgctccgccagctggcggtattgctcgaaggtgccccagcgcccgccctcggctgcgtcctcaagggcaaatagaggctccccctcagggtcgtcccggctccgccacagtacccgcgggtgatcccacccacgaggctcgggttgtgcccgcacgagggccgagcttccctcgcccaagaTCGGAGCCAGCTGTTCCATGGCgccggtctcctcggcgtcgaccacctcccgcgcccgggaagtatcatcggaggagatcggatagacctccgcctcccgggcgctctctcatAACAAcagcgggccctgaaccaagggtgccaccaaggcctccgccgccttcatctccgcctcttgggcagatggcctcgccgccatcacgttGGCCTCAGCGATCTCGAGGGCTTCGGCCTCCgcaattatggcctcgacggtctcgggggctctggcctccgccaccgTAGCCTCGGTGGTCGTAGAAACACCGACCACGGCCACTGCGGTCTTGAGCGCCccagcctccgtcgcctcagcctcagagacgccgggggcctcggcaaccaagggcacgccggccccatccgactcgtgagcctcgccctcgtGGAGCGGAAGCGCCCCCACCCCCGTCTGTGTTGGGGTCACCTCGGCGGCCCCTCCCTgggcggccggctccttcgggtcggccctcaccgacgccgcgccgcgttgcatagcggcttgtgcctctgccacccagtgcgcggaggagccggggctcgccttgagcgccttaaggggcgccaaggaaagctcgtccgcaggccgcttccgactaaggaaaaataacctacagggtcagcgcgagaccaaaaggcgaacggaaggcactatgaccctgccaaaaatacacctaccttgaacggggcggtaaccgcttcgccacggcaaacctcgtccgcaaaggcggaggcggcggcagaggcagcaCCTCTGTGTCCATCGGCGCCGGCCGGTCCTCAAAGGACCCCGGCGCCCtgtcggtcctctgcgggggcggtagcgtcgcctccaccgccacttgttccaccatcgccgttgagccca includes these proteins:
- the LOC136526390 gene encoding uncharacterized protein — its product is MQRGAASVRADPKEPAAQGGAAEVTPTQTGVGALPLHEGEAHESDGAGVPLVAEAPGVSEAEATEAGALKTAVAVVGVSTTTEATVAEARAPETVEAIIAEAEALEIAEANVMAARPSAQEAEMKAAEALVAPLVQGPLLL